In the genome of Caldalkalibacillus uzonensis, the window ATAGGGCGTTCCCAAATATTTTTCGGCGGTTCTAATGATGTTATCGGCTAGATTGGACGCTTTATCGTGTGCAGCAGGCACTTCCCTGGATGGGGATTGGTCTTGAACGGCCGGATTGTTGATATAGCGTTTAGCAACCAGGAAATCCGGGCCCATTTGGTATTAACAGAATGGAGACGGACGCCATTTGTTGAAGGCAGAGAGGCAATGGCTTGCATATTTCCCATGTATAGCGCACTGATTGAAGGATTGCCGCGGGAATCTTTGAATATAAGCACATCCCCGGGCTGCAAGTTGGAGACACTAATGGTCTGGCCGCCACGAGCCTGATCCTTGACGGTGCGGGGGATGGTTATCCCTTGCTGCTGGTGCAGGTAATAAATCAAGCCTGAAGCATCAAACCCTTGACTGGGATTTGTCCCCCCAAACTGATAGGGTGTTCCTATTAATGTTTTGGCCTCGCGGGCCATCGCATCACCGACAGACTGTGCCTCACCTGTTGGTACATTAACAATAAGGGAGACTGCCAGCAATACAACAAAACTCCAGAAGAACGTTGGCCTCCTGACGTTGATCATTGTACCCCTCCGTCTCTTGTATGGTGTCAGAATTAACAGATTTACAACTACTATCTTACTAGATTCACCGGAACAAAAGGCTTAGTAATTGTTGCCAAGGTGATATGTGCCAATGAGACCGAGGAGTGCTGCCCGAACCCGGCTTTGAGCCGTTTGTTTTGGTTACAATGGAAAGAGAGCCCAGTACTCAGGAGGGAACTAACGTGAACAAGCAACTGAAAAAGGTCTTGCAAAGCAAAAGGGACCAGCATTTGGAAGAACTGAAAGCATTTCTGCGCATCCCCAGTATCAGTGCCTTGTCGGAACATAAACGAGATGTGCAACAGGCAGCAGAATGGTTGGCCCAGTCCTTGAAAAAAGCTGGCTTGGAAAATGTACGCGTCATGGCCACCAAGGGGCATCCTGTGGTTTACGGGGACTGGCTGCATGCCGAAGGTAAGCCAACGGTATTGATTTATGGCCACTATGATGTGCAGCCTGTTGATCCCCTTGATTTATGGGAAACGCCTCCTTTCGAACCTGACATCAGAGATAACAAAATTTATGCCCGTGGGGCCAGTGATGATAAAGGACAAACCTTCATGCATATAAAAGCCGTGGAGACTCTTTTACAAATTGAAGGCCGCCTGCCGGTCAATATCAAGTTTTGTATTGAAGGAGAAGAGGAGATTGGCAGTCCTAACCTGGATCCCTTTGTTGCTGAACATCGGGAATTGCTGCAGGCTGATGTACTTGTTGTGTCCGATACGCCCATGCTTGAAAAAGGGAAACCCACCGTTTGCTATGGATTAAGGGGGTTGTGTGGTTTACAGATTGATGTGCAAGGCCCAAAAAGGGATTTACATTCAGGACTCTTTGGCGGGGGCGTGCAGAATCCGATTCATGCTCTGGTACACATCTTGGATTCTATGCGTAATGAAAAGGGAGAAATCACCATTGAAGGTTTCTACGACCGGGTGCAGCCAATAACAGACGAAGAAAGAGAAGCGTATCGCGCTTTACAGTTTAATGAAGAAGAGGTGCGCCAAGAGTTGGACGTCCCCGAGCTGTTTGGAGAACAAGGATACTCCTTCCTGGAGCGGACTTGGGTCAGACCAACGTTAGAGGTAAACGGTATCTATGGTGGATTCCAAGGTGAGGGGATCAAAACCGTTCTGCCGGCCCAGGCCCATGCCAAAATCACTTGCCGTCTTGTCCCTGATCAAGACCCGGAAGAGATCACCCGTTTAATTCAGCGGCACATTGAAAAACATACCCCCCCTGGTGTCAAAGTATCCACCCAGCTGTTTGACAAAGGTAAGCCCTTCTTGACACCCTTTGACCACCCAGCCATTCAAGCCGCTGGACGGGTACTGGAAAAAGCCTATGGGGTCTCCCCGGCCTATACGCGGATGGGAGGTTCGATTCCGATTGTGGAAACATTCCACAGTTTGTTAAATTTACCAGCCGTGCTGATGGGCTTTGGTCTGCCCAGCGAAAACTTCCATGCCCCTAACGAACATTTCCATCTGGAAAATTTTGATCAAGGGTTGGTTGCTTTATGCTACTATTGGTTTGAACTGGAGAAAGCGCTTGGCCAACAATAGCGTTTAATGTAACAAGGGGGAGCATCGTGCTCCCCCGAATCTTTGTTGTTACCCCATGCTTGCTGTGTGTTTTCACATATCCCTTTTGATCGATCTTGCAGTGTTTTTGCAATTTCAGCTTTTTTTCCGTCGATAATCTGGATCCTGATCCTGTTCCGGCTCATCCTCATTCACTACATCAATAAGACCACTATCTTCTACTACAGAGGTAACGCCGTGTTCATCCAGGTATGTTTCATACACCTCATGTTCCTCGTTAACGCCAATATAGTTTCCTTCCATGTCGGTTATCAGAAACTCTTCCACATCCTCTGCGGCACCCACCCGTTCATCAGATTCAGCAAACATCTCTTCATACTCTTTGGCTGGATCATAAAAGTCCGAGGGAGTGTCAGATGATCCATGGGCCGCTGCGCTTTGCCAGGCATCCTCCGCATCGAAAACAACCACATCCTGGTCATCATATTCAAAACGGCCAAACGGGGGTTCTAAAATATCTTCCTCAGCCGGCCTTTTTTTTGAGACGAAGGTATCGGCTGCATGGGCTTTACAACGGGTTGTTGCTGGCACGGCTTGCAAACGCTCGAAGGGAATCTCCCTGCCGCACACCTCACATATCCCGTAAGTACCTTCATCCATGGCCCGTAAAGCCCGTTCCACATCGGCCAATTCTTGCTCCGCATGTTCATTAAGAGCCACATCCTTGGCCCGCTCATATTCTTCTGTCCCCAGATCACCGGGATGGTTATCATAATTGGAAAGTTCCCCCACCGATTCCTTGACCAATTCCTGTTCCTGCCCAAAATGCTCATTATAAGCCAGCTGGTGCCGTAATTCACGCAAACGGGTCAACAGGATTGTATGCAGTTCACGCTTTTGATCTTCCGTTAACATATGATGCACCTCTCTGTGCCAGTTAGGTTTTGTCCATAGTATGACCCTAATTGGTTTGATTAGTGCACCGAATTTTGGAAAAGGGATTGCTCAAAGGGTATGAAGCATGCCGTTTCCGCTCATACTAAAGCCAGTTCAATCACTATGTGATGATCAAAGATAGGAATAGCAGCTCATCCAACATGAACCATTGAATCAATTGTGTCATGGTCAGCAGTAAATGAAAATTTCTTTTCAATAAAAATCTGATGCCAGATCATAAACACCAGCACGGCCCACAAATATCGGCTGAGATCTCCTTTTCCTTTGTGACTGACCCAGCGCTGCCGGACAGATTGGTCAAAGCTGCCTTCCCGGTGGGTTTCAAGTTGCTTTAAGACATATTCTTTGTTAAGGAGATGATCTGTTTCACTCTCCCTGATGAGCGACCATGCCCAATCAAACAACTCATCCTTGAGCCAGTGTCTGAGAGGAACCGGGAAGCCCAATTTGGGACGGTGCAAAATATGTTCAGGTACAATCCCCTTCATCGCTTCCCGCAGCAGATGTTTTGTCGTTTGTCTGGTCACTTTCAACTCAGCGTGCAACTTGGCAGCAACCATAAACACTTGCCTGTCTAGAAAGGGAACCCTTAATTCTAAGGAATGGGCCATGGACATCCTGTCCGCCTTGGCCAGAATGTCCCCCCTTAACCAGGTGTGTAAATCAATATACTGCATTTGAGTCACAGGATCGTAACCAGCGACCTGCTGATACAGGGGGTTGGTCAAGCGGGAATACACATACTCTGCACAGTAACGTTTCAGCAACTCCCTTTTTTCCGTTTCCTCAAAGAGTTTGGCATTGCCGATATAACGCTCTTCCTGTGGTGTACAGCCTCTGAGAATATAATTTTTTCCTTTGATCTGGTCAGGCAAGGACAAAGCAATGTGTTTAAGGATCCGCCTCATAGCAGCCGGGAGAGCGGATATATACCTCAGGGAAAGAGGTTCACGGTAGATCCCATAACCCCCGAACAGTTCATCAGCCCCCTCCCCGGACAAAACCACTTTAACCTGTTTGCTGGCTTCCCGGGCAACAAAATAAAGGGGAATGGCAGCCGGATCAGCGACAGGATCATCCATGTGCCAGATAATCCTGGGCAATTCCTGCACAAATTCCTCCGGGCTGATCACATAAGTGTGATGTTCAACCCCCAGGGCTTCTGCCGTTTGGGCGGCAACATCCACTTCACTGAATCCTGGCTGTTCAAAGCCGACGGTAAAGGTTTTTAAGTGAGGATTAATCTCCTTGGCCAAAGCGGTAATACAGGTTGAATCAATCCCCCCGGATAAAAAGGCGCCAACTGGTACATCACTGCGCATATGCACCGCGACAGAGTCCTGCAACACCTTTCTTATATCATGGGCCAGCTGATCTTGAGATTTTTTAACCGGAGAAAAAATCGGCTTCCAGTACTCGTGCATCACCAGCGGTTGTCCTGTTTTTTTCCAAAAGAAATGACCAGGTTGCAACTTCCTTATGTTGGGCACCATGCTCATTGGTTCTGGCACATACTGATAGGTCAGATAGTCTTGCAAGGCCTCCTGATTTAATGCCGCTTCTTGTACGGATGCCAACAAACTTTTCGCTTCCGAAGCAACATAAAAGACATTCTCAGTTTCCAAGTAATAAAACGGCTTGATGCCAAAGGGATCTCTGGCTCCAAACAGGGTTTGAGTCTGTCTGTCATAGATGACAAAGGCAAACATGCCCCTCAGGTCATGAACCGCCTTTTCTTGCTTTTCTTTAAACAAAGCCAGAATCACTTCTGTATCGGATGAAGTCTGAAAGTGGTGGCCCCTGTCCCGTAAACGCTCCCTTAATTCAATATAGTTGTAAATTTCTCCGTTAAACACAATCCAGTACCGCCCGTCGGCATCGCTCAAGGGCTGGTGTCCCTGTTCAATATCGATAATGCTGAGCCGTCTGAAACCCAGCATGACGGTCTCATCTGTATAATATCCTACATCATCGGGCCCGCGGTGCCTGATCACATCCACCATGCTGTGCAAGTCCGCCTCACTGCTATCTGCCCCATGATGATCGCGCATCAGTCCTACAAATCCACACATGGCTGTTGCCTCCTTTTAGCAGCTTTTATTTGCTTTGCAAGGGCTCGCCCGTATTCCAGAACCACTCAGCCAAGATGACATCCGTTCTGGGTCCCCAGCCGTCCCCAGCCTCATCTATAAATTCACTATGCACATAAAACAACTGATCCTGATATCTGCCAAGGTGAACCTCACCTGTTTGGTCCTGAGGATAAAACAAGTAAGAATGAACTGCCCACTCCGGCAAATATTGTCTCTCCTCCTCATCACGGGGCAATGTTTCAAACTGACGACCTTGGATCACGTGCTGTACAATATACTCCTCTGCTTGTTCCCGAGTTGTGTGGGGTGGGAAAAACATGACTTTCATCATGCCGTAGTCATTTCCTGCTGGAGCTAAACGCACACCGTATAAGTCGTTCTCCTCCAGATACTCGGCTTGCCAGTCTTCTGGTATATACGTGGTGAAAGGAATGCGATTATACTGAACAAGGTGGAATGTCTGGAGTTCTTCCATCCCTTCAATTTCCATAATGATTTCCTGCGTTGGAGGACGGTCAGTAGCAACGGATGACTCCTCAGAAGGTTCTTGGAAGTTAGGCTGTCCATCAGCAGGATTCTCCGCCTGATACTCTTCAGGTTGAGCCATCGGCTCCGTGGTGCCCGGCCCCTGATCAGCTT includes:
- a CDS encoding C40 family peptidase, producing MINVRRPTFFWSFVVLLAVSLIVNVPTGEAQSVGDAMAREAKTLIGTPYQFGGTNPSQGFDASGLIYYLHQQQGITIPRTVKDQARGGQTISVSNLQPGDVLIFKDSRGNPSISALYMGNMQAIASLPSTNGVRLHSVNTKWARISWLLNAISTIRPFKTNPHPGKCLLHTIKRPI
- a CDS encoding dipeptidase, whose protein sequence is MNKQLKKVLQSKRDQHLEELKAFLRIPSISALSEHKRDVQQAAEWLAQSLKKAGLENVRVMATKGHPVVYGDWLHAEGKPTVLIYGHYDVQPVDPLDLWETPPFEPDIRDNKIYARGASDDKGQTFMHIKAVETLLQIEGRLPVNIKFCIEGEEEIGSPNLDPFVAEHRELLQADVLVVSDTPMLEKGKPTVCYGLRGLCGLQIDVQGPKRDLHSGLFGGGVQNPIHALVHILDSMRNEKGEITIEGFYDRVQPITDEEREAYRALQFNEEEVRQELDVPELFGEQGYSFLERTWVRPTLEVNGIYGGFQGEGIKTVLPAQAHAKITCRLVPDQDPEEITRLIQRHIEKHTPPGVKVSTQLFDKGKPFLTPFDHPAIQAAGRVLEKAYGVSPAYTRMGGSIPIVETFHSLLNLPAVLMGFGLPSENFHAPNEHFHLENFDQGLVALCYYWFELEKALGQQ
- a CDS encoding TraR/DksA C4-type zinc finger protein — protein: MLTEDQKRELHTILLTRLRELRHQLAYNEHFGQEQELVKESVGELSNYDNHPGDLGTEEYERAKDVALNEHAEQELADVERALRAMDEGTYGICEVCGREIPFERLQAVPATTRCKAHAADTFVSKKRPAEEDILEPPFGRFEYDDQDVVVFDAEDAWQSAAAHGSSDTPSDFYDPAKEYEEMFAESDERVGAAEDVEEFLITDMEGNYIGVNEEHEVYETYLDEHGVTSVVEDSGLIDVVNEDEPEQDQDPDYRRKKS
- the asnB gene encoding asparagine synthase (glutamine-hydrolyzing); amino-acid sequence: MCGFVGLMRDHHGADSSEADLHSMVDVIRHRGPDDVGYYTDETVMLGFRRLSIIDIEQGHQPLSDADGRYWIVFNGEIYNYIELRERLRDRGHHFQTSSDTEVILALFKEKQEKAVHDLRGMFAFVIYDRQTQTLFGARDPFGIKPFYYLETENVFYVASEAKSLLASVQEAALNQEALQDYLTYQYVPEPMSMVPNIRKLQPGHFFWKKTGQPLVMHEYWKPIFSPVKKSQDQLAHDIRKVLQDSVAVHMRSDVPVGAFLSGGIDSTCITALAKEINPHLKTFTVGFEQPGFSEVDVAAQTAEALGVEHHTYVISPEEFVQELPRIIWHMDDPVADPAAIPLYFVAREASKQVKVVLSGEGADELFGGYGIYREPLSLRYISALPAAMRRILKHIALSLPDQIKGKNYILRGCTPQEERYIGNAKLFEETEKRELLKRYCAEYVYSRLTNPLYQQVAGYDPVTQMQYIDLHTWLRGDILAKADRMSMAHSLELRVPFLDRQVFMVAAKLHAELKVTRQTTKHLLREAMKGIVPEHILHRPKLGFPVPLRHWLKDELFDWAWSLIRESETDHLLNKEYVLKQLETHREGSFDQSVRQRWVSHKGKGDLSRYLWAVLVFMIWHQIFIEKKFSFTADHDTIDSMVHVG